The genome window GCATTCCAGGGCGTACATCGTTAATTAAATTACTTTAATAACTAATTATTATTTCAAAAGTGACTTTTCAAGTGTTACGAGTAAACAATTAAATCGTTTATGCAGAAAAGCAGCAAAGCGTTTTATAAGTCCAGAACGAATGAGTGAGAAGTGAACAGAAAGGATTctatgaaggtaaaacagtagcaaaactcgagagcttgttgatctgaatgtgagaacttgtcattttaatattcgtatttgtaagctgaaatttgaactcacagctctgatgtgaaaagctgaatctgtcgatttgcacacacagacaatgatcaaaacacccgtgttttgaatttgaagttgcaaattaatagctacaaatgtgtaaaatgacattcacataaacaaaatgaaagacaCAAATGTGTACGACATATTTGCCTTTGCACTTTACTTCAGTTTTACTGTACAACCTTAAGTCAGCACTTACAACCTCTCAGATCTGGCAGTACAACTTCAAATCCTAGCGCTTTGACTTTTGCTACTCTTTTTGCGATATTCCTGTAGCAAAACTCACTTGTGCACTTGTAAACGCAGACGTGAGAGAACAGAGTCGGGGGCGGGGCTAGGGTGGGAAGGAAGTCATATTATTGGTCGATGCCTGACCAATGAACAACGCTAGCCATCGCGAATTGCAGTGCAgttagaaacatttttttaatgcatatgtATCAGTTATTAGTAAAACACTGGAAACTGTTTTCATTGAATATCCTTAGCTTTTAGGGGACTTTGCACTGCATTCATCTTGTCATTCAGTTATAATCTGCTAAACAAATAATGCAACATCTTTCATATGTATATCCTACTGCATATTGCAGAGTAATAACGCTGTACCGGAACCGCTGAGAAAAAAGAGTTTAGAGAcatgctttgatctcgccgccacacggtcacgtggttcatggagatctcaatagttccaaaaacTCTGTGCTGtgaaaatatttgaatgcaaTTAATCAGGACAGACAGGAGTTTCGCTGTATATGCAGCAATTtctagtaattattaacacataatgtgcattgattttgGTACATGTCCTTATGGCTTTTTAATAAATACTTTAGCTCAAGTTTCTCAAAACAGTATTGCTGGTCATAACTGCTTATGTTTTTAGATTTtgctttttaatgtacatttaggcATTATCAAGCACTCAATTTTTATACGTTTTTTAAattgttgcatttaaaaaaattaattaatgacATCCCATGTTATTTTNNNNNNNNNNNNNNNNNNNNNNNNNNNNNNNNNNNNNNNNNNNNNNNNNNNNNNNNNNNNNNNNNNNNNNNNNNNNNNNNNNNNNNNNNNNNNNNNNNNNNNNNNNNNNNNNNNNNNNNNNNNNNNNNNNNNNNNNNNNNNNNNNNNNNNNNNNNNNNNNNNNNNNNNNNNNNNNNNNNNNNNNNNNNNNNNNNNNNNNNNNNNNNNNNNNNNNNNNNNNNNNNNNNNNNNNNNNNNNNNNNNNNNNNNNNNNNNNNNNNNNNNNNNNNNNNNNNNNNNNNNNNNNNNNNNNNNNNNNNNNNNNNNNNNNNNNNNNNNNNNNNNNNNNNNNNNNNNNNNNNNNNNNNNNNNNNNNNNNNNNNNNNNNNNNNNNNNNNNNNNNNNNNNNNNNNNNNNNNNNNNNNNNNNNNNNNNNNNNNNNNNNNNNNNNNNNNNNNNNNNNNNNNNNNNNNNNNNNNNNNNNNNNNNNNNNNNNNNNNNNNNNNNNNNNNNNNNNNNNNGtgaaaatatttgaatgcaaTTAATCAGGACAGACAGGAGTTTCGCTGTATATGCAGCAATTtctagtaattattaacacataatgtgcattgattttgGTACATGTCCTTATGGCTTTTTAATAAATACTTTAGCTCAAGTTTCTCAAAACAGTATTGCTGGTCATAACTGCTTATGTTTTTAGATTTtgctttttaatgtacatttaggcATTATCAAGCACTCAATTTTTATACGTTTTTTAAattgttgcatttaaaaaaattaattaatgacatcccatgttattttattatattcatataagcacaagtgaatattaataaagacaagcaaataaggaatttaacccaataaagaagtttaaattatatatataaaaaataataataagataataaAAACAGAGTTAAATGGCAACTCTGGTACAGCGATATTCATTGGTCAGGCATCGACCAATAATATGACTTCCTTCCCACCCTAGCCCCGCCCCCGACTCTGTTCTCTCACGTCTGCGTTTACAAGTGCACAAGTGAGTTTTGCTACAGGAATATCGCAAAAAGAGTAGCAAAAGTCAAAGCGCTAGGATTTGAAGTTGTACTGCCAGATCTGAGAGGTTGTAAGTGCTGACTTAAGGTTGTACAGTAAAACTGAAGTAAAGTGCAAAGGCAAATATGTCGTACACATTTGtgtctttcattttgtttatgtgaatgtcattttacacatttgtagctattaatttgcaacttcaaattcaaaacacgggtgttttgatcattgtctgtgtgtgcaaatcgacagattcagcttttcacatcagagctgtgagttcaaatttcagcttacaaatacgaatattaaaatgacaagttctcacattcagatcaacaagctctcgagttttgctactgttttaccttcatagGATTCGCTCACTTCAAAAGGTTTGTTCGAAAACACTTATTCGTTCACAACCCAACATTAGTAGCGAGTAAAACTGCTTCTaagtgaattatccctttaagtaaaaactaaaatgtgaccctggaccacaaaacctgtcgtaagtagcactggtacatttgtagcaatagccaatgatacattgtatgggtgaaattgatacatttttcttttatgccaaaatcactaggatattaagtaaggataatgctccatgaagatattttatatatattttcctaccgtaaatatctcaaaacttatttttagtattagtattagtagcattgctaaactttatttggacaactttaaaggtgattttctcaatatttacatttttttccaccctcaggttccagattttcaaatagttgtatctcagccaaatactgtcctaacaagccatacatcaatggaaagcttatttattaagctttcagatgatgtaaagcTGTATGTTTGTACTCGTGTAACCTAATACACTATAATGTGTTAAAACTAGTTGTTTATTCAGATTAAAACATTGTCACACCACAGAAACGCACATCTGAGCATTTTTGACATCACAGAATTTGTAGAAATTCGTTTCAGTTGGAATAGCTCATACACCTTTTTCAAGAATCATATCAATATTGATTTTAACCGCATACATATCTATTAAGTAAATAATGATAAAGAACCTGAAAAGCCTTACCTTTTTGAAgcttatatattataattattgtcGTTATTCCAAAATCCAACCAACAAACCACACATTACAAGCAAAAAGCTTATACACTGCTGCGTCGAGTTATAGATTTTAAGAAACACATAGGCTATTAAATAAAGTGTCACCTGATATGTTTTCCATTCCAGACATATATAATACTCTCCATACATAGTGTTCTCCATATATGCAATAGTTACATGTAGACATGCATGGTTTCTTGAGTATAACATCCTGCAGTGCTGAGCTGCAAAGGCAGGATCTTTCACCCATACACTGAACTTACAATTTCCACTATTTATAATGGCCATTATATTTCCTCTATTTGCATAACCCTATTCATATTGTGGTCAAAAAGTTGTTTATCACGGTCTACAGGCACACACTGTGTATTTTTGTGGACGTTCAGATGTGCTGTTGCTCTGTTAATTGCATTCATAAAGGCAAGTTGGTTGATCTTAATAGCAGCTTTATATGTAATAAATAGTGCAACCACAAATGTTTTCCTGATTGTACATGTGATCAGTCTCATGCCTCTTAATCACCTGATTTCTTAAAACTTAAAGGAGCGCCTGTGATTGCAGTCCTCCAGTTGAGCCCACATTTGAAGACGACATCTTGTAAGTCATTATTAATACAATAAATGGTTGTGATGCCACAGCTTTACAGCAGCAGGAATAACCAAACATATATGGCATTTGCACTCCAGCATCATGGTTTGTGTGCTGATGGGTTCAGTTTCTCTCTGTATCTCCATGTCAGTCTGTCTTTTTAGTTTCCATCTCATTTCCTGTTTGACTCAACCAGGCCGAGCGGAGGACTTTGAGACATCCGCGGATGATTCTGCGCATCCACATGATGTTCATGACATCCAAAGACACGCTGGAAATGACCCAGGCACTTCGGCCCCCCAGAGGTAACCGATAGAAGTCATCCGTACCAAAGACCGAGCACATGTGGCTGTAGTAGCCTGGAATGACTGCGATCCTCACCAAGAAGAATGTAAATGCCATTGCGACACCGTTAACCAGACTCGGTTTGGAAAGTTTGTGGTAGCCCAACATGTGAAAAAACCAACTGAAAGACATCGAAAATAATGCAATTAGAGAATGAGCTCAAGTTGCATTGTGCTTTTAGATGGATACTTACCGCTGGTTCACAAAGGGGGTGGAGAACTCTGAAAGCAGGCGGAAGTTAGCAAAGTAAGGCAATATCCCTTGACTCTGTAGAAGACGAACACAAAATAACCTCGGAGATCTTGAGAAAGTAATAGTACACCAGATCAGCTGAGGACACAACTTACCAGCACATAGTAGTATGCATAGAGAGCAGCAAAATGATGTATGACAAAATATTTCTCTCCAATAGACTCCCATGAAGTAAACATAAGCAGGAGATCTGAAAAATAAACAGAGCATGTTCTTTGTGAGCGCAACCATAAATACATGAATGTACACATCTCGgcacgtcgttccaaacccattagaCCTTCGTTCGCACAAAAAGTATCCTTATAGCTCCATAAATCTAAGGTTAAACCACAAATGTCaaatgactattttaacaatgtctttactacctttcttagccttgaatatgtcagttgcattgctgtctatggaggatcagCTTTTGGATTtaatgaaaaatatcttaatttgttttccaaagatgaacgaaggtcttatgggtaattaatgacagatttgtttttgtttttcccttTAACTATTATTTCTGATTATACAAAAATCAAATCATGAATAATTAATTAAAGAAGCAGTGAAACAGATTTCTAATTTTTTCATGATATCAGGACAGCTgtgtaattttttaatttatagcTCCATATAGTAAATTAAATCATGGAATATATAGCTTtcagctttttttaaataaactatgaatgtatttttaataaattaacaatCGTTTAGAATgtttcatttaaatataaaaaataatgaatcaattttgtaaaaatatttttcttctaagaaataataataaatgattatgctgaaagataaattaaaataataaaatacattttaaattcagAAATGACAAAAGTGCTCATCCCTGAAgaaatttacactaccagtcaaaagtttttggaccgtgagattttaaatgtgttttattttaatttatctgctcaccaagcctgcatttatttgattcaaagtacagcaaagtcAATAATAttgtcattctaatatgatttgctgttcaagaaacatttcttattaaaattaatatttaaaactgttgaatattttttttcaggattctttgatgaatagaaagatctcaagatcagcatttatctgaaaaaaaaaggctgttgtaacattatacactataccattcaaaagctaggagtcagtgtattttttttatttaatttttttttgggggggggggggggttatagaaattaatacttttatttagcaagaatgctttaaattgaaaaagtgatgataaagacatttataatgttacaaaagatttctattttagatacatgctgttcttttgaactttctatttatcaaagaaacctaaaaaattctactcaactgtttttttttttgagcagcaaatcagaatatcagaatgatttctgaaggatcgtgtcactggagtaataatgctaaaaattcagctttgaaatcacaggaataaattacattttaaaatatattcaaatagaaaacagttattttaaatagtaaaaatatttcaaaatgttactgtttttgctgtactttggaataaACTAATGGagacttgatgagcagaagaggctataaaaaaacataaaccttactgttcaaaaacttttgactggagtGTAAGTGTAAATCATGTGTATGAACTTATTTttgcataaataataaatatagcatAAATAAAGCAATAATAAATATAGCTTCACATCATTAGCCCTCCACCCACCTGAAATAAGGTAGCCTGAAGTAATGGCCACATTTAGCTTCACCAGAGTGGCATCTCCCCTGTAAACACAAATTAGAGATAAGATAAGAGAAATACTATTGTGCACCGAAAACAAGTTCAGATTGTACTTTATAAACAGACTGTTGCACTCCTCACCAGACTGGGTCTTTCTGGATAGGTTCATCAAAGATATATATGAAGAGACAGAAAAGCCCCACAACCAAGGCGTGTATTGTTGAAACGGCCCTTTGAGAGAGAAAAAATCAGTAGTGAGAGTTTATAGATCTTCCAGCTTTTGTTAAGAGTGCATAATAAAACATGCTCCACACCTGGAGTTCCACTCTGTCCTTTGTGTAGGGCTGAGCCTCAGGAAGCCTTTGCAGAGCTTCTCAGACACCCAAGGGCTACCTCTGTGGAACAGCCACTGGAAGCCCAAGAAGCTCCCTGTTACAACCACCAGCACCTGCAGGCTGAGAGGCTCCATGCCTGCTGAGCCCTAGAGAAAGAAAGAGGCGAGAGCGAGACGGCGGCGAACGTTCAGCAATAACTCTCCAATTGACAAACCCCCCAGCCCAACACATAATGGTCACCCCCCAACCCCGCAACACTCTTTAACAAAACCAAATGTTTCTTACTCCAGACCAGTTGCAAGCATAAAAGCCCTAGTCATCACCTGAGCTGCCGCAGTACCTCTCTACTGCCAAATCCCCCAGTATACAGAAGCATTTGCATATCTGCTGACACAGCCGCACAGCCATCCAGAGGTCAGCCGACTCAAACACGTCTCAGATTGCTCCATCTGTGATTTATAGGAGCCACGCGTGGCTTTTGTGCAGTCTGAAATGCATCCGAGTCCCAGAGATCTCGGCGTCCCGTAAGAAACAGCTGATCGTGTGGCTTTGTGCTGTATGCACTAACTTCTATCCTGCCTGAGGGGAGTGGGTACATGTTACTCTGGCTATACATTTCTGCAGTATGGACACCGATCGAAATGAAACAGCAGGAAATCAATGCAATGCCTGTGATCAATGTGGCATTGTTATGGTCCACTGGGACACGACCACTCCCCTGCTTTGTCCCCGTACCCTTGAAAAAGGCATCAAGCTTCAGTGCTTTTGGTAACTGATAGTAGGAGGAAGTCAAGCTGCTGTGTGACCTTGTCAGATTTAAATTCTACTCTTTCTCTGAAATGCACAGTTACATTTAGAAAAGGCTTTTGTCTGAAGTGACTCACAAGAGAGCCAACAGTATTTGTAATATACATTGCCAGGTGTATTTAACATTAGATTAGGAAGCAAGAGGAGAGAAGAAGGGCCAAATAATCAGGAAACAAAGCAGTAGGACATGCTATccttatccttttttttttttttttttttgtcggaTTCACAGC of Garra rufa chromosome 10, GarRuf1.0, whole genome shotgun sequence contains these proteins:
- the LOC141344877 gene encoding TLC domain-containing protein 4-B, which encodes MEPLSLQVLVVVTGSFLGFQWLFHRGSPWVSEKLCKGFLRLSPTQRTEWNSRAVSTIHALVVGLFCLFIYIFDEPIQKDPVWGDATLVKLNVAITSGYLISDLLLMFTSWESIGEKYFVIHHFAALYAYYYVLSQGILPYFANFRLLSEFSTPFVNQRWFFHMLGYHKLSKPSLVNGVAMAFTFFLVRIAVIPGYYSHMCSVFGTDDFYRLPLGGRSAWVISSVSLDVMNIMWMRRIIRGCLKVLRSAWLSQTGNEMETKKTD